One Curtobacterium sp. BH-2-1-1 genomic region harbors:
- the uvrC gene encoding excinuclease ABC subunit UvrC, translating to MADTVPWRPKAGEIPTDPGVYRWRDEAGRVLYVGKAKNLRARLSNYFAPLPTLHERTRRMVLTARSVEWTTVGSEIEALQLEYTWIKEFDPPFNVKFRDDKSYPYMAITLGEESPRVMVTRNRKIKGAKYFGPYPKIWAVHDTIDLMIKVFPIRTCSDSSYKKAMQTGKPCFPGQIGKCGGPCSQKVTIAEHRALVEEFVRFMASYDRRVITQLRQRMAASADAMQYEQAAKFRDQVGALEAVLEKSAVVLRDSVDLDLFGISEDELAAAVQLFSVRGGRIRGVRGWVVDKELDIPTGDLIEQIVQGQYATGEEPPREVVVPELPEDADALQQWLSERRGGRGTKLSTAQRGDRAGLARTAAQNAAQALMLYKTKRSADYTTRSAALADIQDALGMTEAPLRMECYDISHLQGTNVVASMVVFEDGLPRKDQYRRYSIAETTDDTDSMHQVLSRRLARLDEDAELPDVPDVTSDEVVEGSKPTKRFAYRPQLLIVDGGQPQVQAAKRAMDEAGVHDIALVGIAKRLEELWLPDDDFPVILPRNSEALFLIQRIRDEAHRFAITHQRTRRKRDVRSRLSEIPGLGPTRVNALLKHFGSVARLREATAEEIAEVNGVGPATAAAVVTKLAQTPTSAPEAAGAPTPTSAPEAAGAPTPTSAPDGAGAPDTAIEPGSASAADAAGEPGTASAPGPASAPDPASASDLAAAPQAAATRSGGPARLPEVTDDGPHLPA from the coding sequence GTGGCGGACACCGTCCCGTGGCGTCCGAAGGCGGGGGAGATCCCCACTGATCCGGGCGTCTACCGCTGGCGTGACGAAGCCGGCCGGGTGCTCTACGTCGGCAAGGCGAAGAACCTCCGTGCCCGGCTGAGCAACTACTTCGCACCGCTGCCGACGCTGCACGAGCGCACCCGGCGCATGGTGCTCACGGCACGGAGCGTCGAGTGGACGACGGTCGGCTCCGAGATCGAGGCGCTGCAGCTCGAGTACACGTGGATCAAGGAGTTCGATCCGCCCTTCAACGTCAAGTTCCGGGACGACAAGTCCTACCCGTACATGGCGATCACCCTGGGCGAGGAGTCGCCCCGGGTGATGGTCACCCGGAACCGGAAGATCAAGGGCGCGAAGTACTTCGGTCCGTACCCGAAGATCTGGGCGGTGCACGACACGATCGACCTGATGATCAAGGTGTTCCCGATCCGCACCTGCTCGGACTCGTCGTACAAGAAGGCGATGCAGACCGGCAAGCCGTGCTTCCCGGGGCAGATCGGCAAGTGCGGCGGCCCGTGCTCCCAGAAGGTCACGATCGCCGAGCACCGCGCGCTGGTCGAGGAGTTCGTGCGCTTCATGGCGAGCTACGACCGCCGGGTGATCACGCAGCTGCGGCAGCGCATGGCCGCTTCGGCCGACGCGATGCAGTACGAGCAGGCCGCGAAGTTCCGCGACCAGGTCGGCGCGCTCGAGGCCGTGCTCGAGAAGTCCGCGGTCGTGCTCCGCGACTCGGTCGACCTCGACCTGTTCGGCATCTCCGAGGACGAGCTCGCCGCGGCGGTGCAGCTGTTCTCGGTGCGCGGCGGGCGCATCCGCGGTGTGCGCGGGTGGGTCGTCGACAAGGAACTCGACATCCCGACGGGCGACCTCATCGAGCAGATCGTGCAGGGACAGTACGCGACGGGCGAGGAACCCCCGCGCGAGGTCGTCGTGCCGGAACTGCCGGAGGACGCCGACGCACTGCAGCAGTGGCTCAGCGAACGCCGTGGCGGTCGGGGCACCAAGCTCAGCACCGCGCAGCGGGGTGACCGGGCGGGGCTCGCCCGGACCGCGGCGCAGAACGCTGCCCAGGCGCTCATGCTCTACAAGACGAAGCGCTCCGCCGACTACACGACGCGGTCCGCGGCGCTGGCGGACATCCAGGACGCCCTCGGCATGACCGAGGCACCGCTCCGCATGGAGTGCTACGACATCTCGCACCTGCAGGGGACGAACGTCGTCGCGTCGATGGTCGTGTTCGAGGACGGGTTGCCCCGCAAGGACCAGTACCGGCGGTACTCGATCGCCGAGACCACCGACGACACCGACAGCATGCACCAGGTGCTGTCCCGCCGGCTTGCGCGCCTCGATGAGGACGCCGAGCTGCCGGATGTCCCCGACGTCACCAGCGACGAGGTGGTCGAGGGGTCGAAGCCGACCAAGCGGTTCGCGTACCGGCCGCAGCTCCTCATCGTCGACGGCGGGCAGCCACAGGTGCAGGCGGCGAAGCGCGCGATGGACGAGGCCGGGGTGCACGACATCGCGCTCGTGGGCATCGCGAAGCGGCTCGAGGAACTCTGGTTGCCGGACGACGACTTCCCGGTGATCCTGCCGCGCAACTCCGAGGCACTGTTCCTCATCCAGCGCATCCGCGACGAGGCACACCGGTTCGCGATCACGCACCAGCGGACCCGGCGCAAGCGGGACGTCCGGTCGCGGCTGTCCGAGATCCCGGGTCTCGGACCCACCCGGGTGAACGCGCTGCTGAAGCACTTCGGGTCGGTGGCGCGGCTGCGCGAGGCGACGGCGGAGGAGATCGCCGAGGTGAACGGCGTCGGGCCGGCGACGGCTGCCGCCGTGGTCACGAAGCTCGCGCAGACGCCGACGAGCGCGCCGGAGGCCGCCGGCGCCCCGACGCCGACGAGCGCGCCGGAGGCCGCGGGCGCCCCGACGCCGACGAGCGCTCCCGACGGGGCCGGTGCGCCGGACACGGCGATCGAACCCGGCAGCGCCAGCGCGGCCGACGCAGCCGGCGAACCGGGCACCGCCAGCGCGCCCGGCCCAGCCAGCGCGCCCGACCCAGCCAGCGCGTCCGACCTGGCCGCCGCCCCGCAGGCGGCCGCCACCCGCTCCGGAGGACCGGCCCGGCTCCCCGAGGTGACCGACGACGGCCCACACCTGCCCGCATGA
- a CDS encoding SDR family NAD(P)-dependent oxidoreductase — protein sequence MSADAGARAARDGSRRTVVVTGASAGLGYFAAEQLAAAGHRVVLATRSRERAAAAERSIRRHVDGADLAHVHLDLADLDSVRAAADELAALQPEGVDAIVNNAGVVGASTMQRTAQGTELQVGTNHLGHFAWTALTLPLLDRRAGRVVHLGSIAHRWARLDPSDPLGASHYSSYRQYGRSKLAVMLFGFELAERLADAGSPVSSVVAHPGFSLDLLSPERPDVASSRSEPAWTRPAQRLYAQGKDAGADPLVHAAIADGVRSGEYWGPSGWMQLRGPAAVVRAEPGAHDRAEAARLWVASERAAGVAFALDALV from the coding sequence ATGTCAGCTGACGCCGGCGCGCGCGCCGCGCGCGACGGGTCTCGTCGCACCGTCGTCGTCACCGGTGCGAGTGCCGGCCTCGGGTACTTCGCCGCGGAGCAGCTCGCCGCCGCCGGTCACCGCGTCGTCCTCGCGACCCGCAGCCGCGAGCGCGCTGCGGCGGCCGAGCGGAGCATCCGTCGCCACGTGGACGGCGCCGACCTCGCGCACGTGCACCTCGACCTCGCCGACCTCGACAGCGTGCGGGCAGCCGCCGACGAGCTCGCGGCGCTGCAGCCGGAGGGTGTCGACGCGATCGTGAACAACGCCGGCGTGGTGGGCGCGAGCACGATGCAGCGGACGGCCCAGGGCACCGAGCTGCAGGTGGGCACGAACCACCTCGGGCACTTCGCCTGGACGGCGCTGACGCTCCCACTGCTCGACCGCCGCGCGGGGCGCGTGGTGCACCTCGGGTCGATCGCACACCGGTGGGCACGGCTCGACCCGTCGGACCCGCTCGGCGCGAGCCACTACTCCAGCTACCGCCAGTACGGGCGGAGCAAGCTCGCGGTCATGCTCTTCGGCTTCGAGCTCGCCGAACGCCTCGCCGATGCCGGGTCACCGGTCTCCAGCGTCGTCGCGCATCCCGGGTTCTCGCTCGACCTGCTGTCACCCGAGCGTCCCGACGTCGCATCGTCCCGATCGGAGCCGGCGTGGACCCGTCCGGCGCAGCGGCTGTACGCCCAGGGCAAGGACGCCGGCGCCGACCCGCTCGTGCACGCGGCGATCGCCGACGGCGTCCGGTCCGGCGAGTACTGGGGGCCGTCGGGCTGGATGCAGCTCCGGGGGCCGGCAGCGGTCGTCCGGGCCGAACCGGGGGCCCACGACCGGGCCGAGGCCGCCCGGCTCTGGGTGGCGAGTGAGCGTGCCGCCGGGGTCGCGTTCGCTCTCGACGCACTCGTCTGA
- the uvrA gene encoding excinuclease ABC subunit UvrA, which translates to MTITSDRGTSTSGRNAFGEPVDLHIPGGTAPHSTSTLSVRGARVHNLRDVDLEIPRDSLVVFTGLSGSGKSSLAFDTIFAEGQRRYVESLSAYARQFLGQVDRPDVDFIEGLSPAVSIDQKSTNRNPRSTVGTITEVYDYMRLLWARIGIPHCPVCGEVISKQSVQQIADQLMEFESGTRFQVLAPVISKKKGEFVDLFQELAASGYARAIVDGERIQLSDPPKLKKQVKHDISVIVDRLVANEDILGRLTDSLETALRLTDGTVAIDLVDAEGPGAVRTYSENLSCPNNHPLALTEIEPRTFSFNAPFGACPECSGLGTRMSVDPDLVLGDPEASLRDGVLLPWTGTSGLYSYFEKLLAGLGKDLGFDLDTPWNRLDASVQAAILTGKDFQVSVSWRNRFGREMRYTSGFEGVMPYIERKFAEAESDSQRQRFQGYLREVPCPVCDGTRLKPEVLAVTVDGRSIADVTDMSLDNAYGFMESLTLTEREAHIAAAVLREIRARLEFLLEVGLNYLTLSRGAGGLSGGEAQRIRLATQIGSGLTGVLYVLDEPSIGLHQRDNRRLIDTLVKLKDLGNTLIVVEHDEDTIRTADWVVDIGPGAGVNGGNVVHSGSYEGIIENRESITGDYLAGRRAIEVPAERRKVNLKRTISVQGARANNLKSIDADFPLGVFTAVTGVSGSGKSTLVNDILYKVLANQLNGARHIAGKHTRVKGLDQLDKVVHVDQAPIGRTPRSNPATYTGVFDRIRQLFAETPEAKARGYQPGRFSFNVKGGRCENCSGDGTIKIEMNFLPDVYVACEVCGGARYNRETLQVHYKGKDISEVLDMPISEAAEFFEPISAIHRYMATLVDVGLGYVRLGQSATTLSGGEAQRVKLATELQRRSNGRTVYVLDEPTTGLHFEDVRKLLLVLQSLVDKGNTVITIEHNLDVIKSADWLIDMGPEGGSGGGTVLATGTPEHVANVPESHTGVFLKEIFDAQDARVGKEQAVGARTASQKRPKAKQKAGAR; encoded by the coding sequence ATGACCATCACCTCTGACCGCGGAACCTCGACGTCGGGCCGGAATGCCTTCGGCGAGCCCGTAGACCTCCACATCCCCGGCGGCACGGCACCGCACAGCACCTCCACGCTCAGCGTGCGCGGTGCCCGCGTGCACAACCTGCGCGACGTCGACCTCGAGATCCCACGCGACTCGCTCGTCGTGTTCACGGGTCTGTCCGGATCCGGCAAGTCCTCGCTGGCGTTCGACACGATCTTCGCCGAGGGACAGCGCCGCTACGTCGAATCGCTGTCCGCGTACGCGCGCCAGTTCCTCGGGCAGGTCGACCGCCCGGACGTCGACTTCATCGAAGGGCTCTCGCCCGCGGTCTCGATCGACCAGAAGTCGACGAACCGCAACCCGCGATCGACGGTCGGCACCATCACCGAGGTCTACGACTACATGCGTCTGCTCTGGGCGCGCATCGGCATCCCGCACTGCCCCGTCTGCGGTGAGGTGATCAGCAAGCAGAGCGTGCAGCAGATCGCCGACCAGCTCATGGAGTTCGAGTCGGGCACGCGGTTCCAGGTGCTCGCGCCCGTCATCTCCAAGAAGAAGGGCGAGTTCGTCGACCTCTTCCAAGAACTGGCGGCGTCCGGCTACGCCCGCGCGATCGTCGACGGGGAGCGCATCCAGCTCAGCGACCCGCCCAAGCTCAAGAAGCAGGTCAAGCACGACATCTCGGTCATCGTCGACCGTCTCGTCGCGAACGAGGACATCCTCGGGCGTCTGACCGACTCGCTCGAGACGGCACTGCGCCTGACCGACGGCACGGTCGCGATCGACCTCGTCGACGCCGAGGGACCCGGTGCGGTCCGGACCTACTCCGAGAACCTCTCCTGCCCGAACAACCACCCGCTGGCGCTCACCGAGATCGAGCCGCGCACGTTCTCGTTCAACGCGCCGTTCGGCGCGTGCCCCGAGTGCTCTGGCCTCGGTACCCGCATGTCGGTCGACCCGGACCTCGTCCTCGGCGACCCCGAGGCGTCCCTGCGCGACGGCGTCCTGCTGCCGTGGACGGGCACGAGCGGGCTCTACTCCTACTTCGAGAAGCTCCTCGCCGGCCTCGGCAAGGACCTCGGGTTCGACCTGGACACCCCGTGGAACCGTCTCGACGCCTCGGTGCAGGCAGCGATCCTCACCGGCAAGGACTTCCAGGTGTCCGTGTCCTGGCGCAACCGGTTCGGCCGCGAGATGCGGTACACGAGCGGGTTCGAGGGCGTCATGCCCTACATCGAGCGCAAGTTCGCCGAGGCCGAGTCGGACTCGCAGCGGCAGCGCTTCCAGGGCTACCTGCGCGAGGTCCCCTGCCCGGTCTGCGACGGCACGCGCCTCAAGCCCGAGGTGCTCGCGGTGACGGTGGACGGCCGCAGCATCGCCGACGTGACGGACATGTCGCTCGACAACGCGTACGGCTTCATGGAGAGCCTCACCCTCACCGAGCGCGAGGCGCACATCGCGGCCGCCGTCCTGCGCGAGATCCGGGCGCGGCTCGAGTTCCTGCTCGAGGTCGGTCTGAACTACCTGACGCTCTCCCGTGGCGCGGGCGGACTGTCCGGCGGCGAGGCGCAGCGCATCCGTCTGGCCACCCAGATCGGGTCCGGTCTGACCGGCGTGCTCTACGTCCTCGACGAGCCGAGCATCGGGCTGCACCAGCGCGACAACCGGCGGTTGATCGACACCCTGGTGAAGCTCAAGGACCTCGGCAACACGCTCATCGTCGTCGAGCACGACGAGGACACGATCCGCACGGCGGACTGGGTCGTCGACATCGGGCCCGGCGCGGGTGTGAACGGCGGCAACGTCGTCCACTCCGGCTCGTACGAGGGGATCATCGAGAACCGGGAATCGATCACCGGCGACTACCTCGCGGGCCGACGTGCGATCGAGGTCCCGGCCGAGCGTCGCAAGGTCAACCTCAAGCGCACGATCAGCGTGCAGGGTGCGCGGGCGAACAACCTCAAGTCGATCGACGCTGACTTCCCGCTCGGGGTGTTCACCGCGGTCACCGGGGTGAGCGGCTCGGGCAAGTCGACGCTCGTCAACGACATCCTCTACAAGGTGCTCGCCAACCAGCTCAACGGCGCACGGCACATCGCGGGCAAGCACACCCGCGTGAAGGGGCTCGACCAGCTCGACAAGGTCGTGCACGTCGACCAGGCGCCGATCGGTCGGACCCCGCGGTCCAACCCGGCGACCTACACGGGTGTGTTCGACCGGATCCGACAGCTCTTCGCCGAGACGCCCGAGGCGAAGGCGCGCGGCTACCAGCCCGGTCGCTTCAGCTTCAACGTCAAGGGCGGTCGCTGCGAGAACTGCTCCGGCGACGGCACGATCAAGATCGAGATGAACTTCCTCCCCGACGTCTACGTCGCGTGCGAGGTCTGCGGCGGTGCGCGGTACAACCGCGAGACGCTGCAGGTGCACTACAAGGGCAAGGACATCTCCGAGGTCCTCGACATGCCGATCAGCGAGGCAGCCGAGTTCTTCGAGCCGATCTCCGCGATCCACCGGTACATGGCGACGCTCGTCGACGTCGGGCTGGGCTACGTCCGGCTCGGGCAGAGCGCAACGACGCTCTCCGGGGGCGAGGCGCAGCGCGTCAAGCTCGCCACCGAGCTCCAGCGCCGGTCGAACGGCCGGACGGTCTACGTCCTCGACGAACCGACCACCGGTCTGCACTTCGAAGACGTCCGCAAGCTGCTCCTCGTGCTGCAGAGCCTGGTCGACAAGGGCAACACGGTCATCACGATCGAGCACAACCTCGACGTCATCAAGTCGGCGGACTGGCTGATCGACATGGGACCCGAGGGTGGATCCGGCGGCGGGACGGTCCTCGCGACGGGGACGCCCGAGCACGTGGCGAACGTGCCCGAGAGCCACACCGGGGTCTTCCTCAAGGAGATCTTCGACGCGCAGGACGCGCGGGTCGGCAAGGAACAGGCGGTCGGCGCACGCACGGCCAGCCAGAAGCGGCCGAAGGCGAAGCAGAAGGCGGGTGCTCGGTAG